The following proteins come from a genomic window of Geothrix edaphica:
- a CDS encoding PglZ domain-containing protein: MHPLHDRISALLHAHLASKRIVVWYDPRKEFEPYFTELLDSKTTGEGLVPVKFKKLKVQVGVFRGSYFALRQQAEPHYAKEEPDHLLLYLPGETWAQKSSPLMELDLAGHRYTDLSLRREARHCLKDVGYSDGVIDDLLRPESLGYADLVRVLAGGGEGQGSGLLRTVFKETDSESLIAAWLADPNTDEKLGQKDAGAELLKLVASRVGATLPVELPKTRRILFRYLLVNEFRSDLQGSTVEIPGSVPAAGTKELERVRKIAGLLRSHHTEAYRAAADEVEQELGLPTLGIHPDHLGSLDTFRFEERALFGRCAEHIAERRFQQALDLASARQTSFWLTPERRSQWELCARMATLGLAMEAAKGQLQGLKDKPEAWFGWYTEGEEAGHLVDRRFRELETAVSTLEEDPEAEPAYSLIRQSYDRFLEGCTEGFTAALAKRGWQVPGALHQTRVFEDVVRPLPAKKALILVDALRYEMAVTLKARLEDRVDELKLRPVVAAMPTITPVGMAALMPGAATSFEVAEEGGKLGSKVSGTFLPDLAARKKWLKESVPASTDLDLQSVLTLAPAKLKAQIDGADLVVVRSQEIDASGEGGLGSVARRVMDGLLTTDLVKAMRRLSQAGITHFVLCADHGHHFARAKEDAMKLDLPAGQRIEDHRRCVIGRGLQVANGCVKATAQELGYTSDLEFLFPDGAGVFKCGGDLAFHHGGPSLQELVVPLLTWRARGADDQATEAVQVRLEGLPETVTNPIFTVSIECSQGLFAQPLKVYPVLMAQDRVVGEVVTAFDCERDDATQQVTLEPGRKATLVFHLKDESPASIQVKILDPRTDSELLKPKTLPVSLTR; this comes from the coding sequence ATGCATCCACTCCACGACCGTATCTCCGCTCTCCTCCATGCCCACCTAGCGTCCAAGCGCATCGTGGTGTGGTACGACCCACGCAAAGAGTTCGAGCCCTACTTCACTGAACTCCTCGACAGCAAGACCACTGGAGAAGGTCTGGTGCCAGTGAAGTTCAAGAAGCTCAAGGTGCAGGTAGGAGTCTTTCGGGGCTCCTACTTCGCGCTCCGCCAGCAGGCCGAGCCCCATTACGCCAAGGAGGAGCCGGATCACCTGCTCCTGTACCTCCCCGGCGAAACCTGGGCGCAAAAAAGCTCTCCCCTTATGGAGCTCGATCTCGCGGGCCACCGATACACGGATCTGTCGCTTCGCCGCGAAGCTCGGCATTGCCTCAAGGATGTGGGCTACTCGGATGGCGTGATCGACGATCTACTTCGGCCCGAGTCCCTCGGCTACGCAGATCTGGTGCGGGTCCTTGCCGGAGGAGGCGAAGGCCAGGGCAGTGGCCTGCTGAGGACTGTCTTCAAGGAAACGGACTCCGAATCCCTGATCGCCGCGTGGCTGGCGGATCCCAACACGGACGAGAAATTGGGCCAGAAGGATGCAGGTGCGGAACTGCTCAAGCTGGTGGCCAGCCGGGTGGGGGCCACGCTTCCGGTTGAACTGCCTAAGACTCGGCGCATTCTGTTCCGCTATCTGCTGGTCAACGAGTTCCGGTCTGATCTCCAGGGCTCGACGGTCGAAATACCTGGATCCGTTCCTGCCGCTGGAACGAAAGAACTGGAGCGGGTTCGCAAGATCGCAGGCCTCCTGAGAAGCCACCATACTGAGGCCTACCGGGCCGCTGCGGACGAGGTGGAACAGGAACTGGGGCTGCCGACCCTCGGCATACATCCGGATCACCTGGGCAGCCTGGACACCTTCCGCTTCGAAGAGCGGGCCCTCTTTGGCCGCTGCGCGGAACACATCGCAGAGCGTCGATTCCAGCAGGCCCTGGATCTGGCCTCGGCCCGGCAGACCAGCTTCTGGCTCACCCCCGAGCGGCGCAGCCAGTGGGAGCTCTGCGCCCGCATGGCCACCCTGGGGCTCGCCATGGAGGCCGCTAAGGGCCAACTGCAGGGCCTGAAGGACAAACCGGAGGCCTGGTTCGGTTGGTACACCGAAGGCGAGGAGGCGGGCCACCTTGTGGATCGCCGCTTCCGAGAATTGGAGACGGCAGTTTCCACCCTGGAGGAGGACCCCGAAGCGGAACCGGCCTACAGCCTCATTCGGCAGTCCTACGACCGCTTCCTGGAGGGTTGCACGGAAGGCTTCACGGCGGCCCTCGCCAAGCGGGGATGGCAGGTGCCGGGCGCGTTGCACCAGACCCGCGTCTTCGAGGACGTGGTGCGGCCCCTTCCCGCCAAGAAGGCCCTGATCCTGGTGGACGCCCTTCGCTACGAAATGGCCGTGACCCTGAAGGCCCGCCTGGAAGACCGCGTCGACGAGCTCAAGCTGCGGCCCGTGGTGGCAGCCATGCCGACCATTACGCCCGTGGGCATGGCCGCCCTGATGCCAGGGGCCGCGACCAGCTTCGAAGTCGCTGAAGAAGGTGGGAAGCTGGGATCCAAGGTCAGCGGCACCTTCCTCCCGGATCTGGCGGCCCGCAAAAAGTGGCTGAAGGAATCGGTCCCAGCTAGCACGGACCTCGATCTCCAGAGCGTTCTCACCCTGGCCCCGGCGAAGCTCAAGGCCCAGATCGACGGCGCAGACCTCGTGGTGGTCCGCTCCCAAGAGATCGATGCCTCAGGTGAAGGCGGCCTTGGCAGCGTGGCCCGCCGCGTCATGGATGGCCTGCTCACCACGGATCTGGTGAAGGCCATGCGCCGTCTGAGTCAAGCGGGCATCACCCACTTCGTGCTTTGCGCCGACCACGGCCACCACTTCGCTCGGGCCAAGGAAGACGCCATGAAGCTCGACCTCCCAGCGGGCCAGCGGATCGAGGATCACCGCCGCTGCGTCATTGGTCGTGGGCTTCAGGTGGCCAATGGATGCGTCAAGGCCACGGCCCAGGAGCTTGGTTACACCTCCGATCTGGAGTTCCTGTTTCCGGACGGGGCCGGTGTCTTCAAGTGCGGTGGCGATCTGGCCTTCCACCACGGCGGCCCCAGCCTCCAGGAGCTTGTGGTGCCCCTGCTGACTTGGCGCGCCAGGGGAGCAGACGATCAGGCCACCGAAGCCGTTCAGGTTCGTCTGGAGGGCCTGCCGGAGACGGTCACGAACCCCATCTTCACGGTGAGCATTGAGTGCTCTCAGGGCCTCTTCGCCCAGCCGTTGAAGGTCTATCCCGTGCTGATGGCTCAGGACCGCGTGGTCGGTGAAGTCGTAACCGCATTCGACTGCGAGCGGGACGACGCTACCCAGCAGGTGACGCTGGAGCCGGGCCGCAAGGCAACGTTGGTGTTCCACCTAAAGGACGAATCCCCGGCAAGCATCCAGGTCAAAATTCTGGATCCCCGCACGGATTCTGAACTCCTCAAGCCCAAGACCCTGCCTGTTTCCCTGACGAGATGA